The Candidatus Izemoplasmatales bacterium genome has a segment encoding these proteins:
- a CDS encoding LytTR family DNA-binding domain-containing protein, with the protein MKLRLSVDEKHKEILKAFFENMDIEINDLDFDYTLISGESDPDLITGYHADEIFLIRPKDVVYFESDGNDITCHTINLSCRVKYRLYEIESLYRHQRFMRVSSSSIVNLDQIRSIKPTINSKFVLTMKNKDHVDVTRSYYHIFKNYIEGGGKE; encoded by the coding sequence GTGAAACTCAGGCTATCGGTCGATGAGAAGCACAAGGAGATACTCAAGGCCTTCTTTGAAAACATGGACATCGAAATCAACGATCTTGACTTCGACTACACATTGATCTCAGGCGAAAGCGACCCGGATTTGATCACCGGGTATCATGCGGATGAAATATTCCTCATCCGACCCAAGGATGTGGTCTATTTCGAGAGCGATGGCAATGACATCACCTGTCACACAATCAACCTGTCGTGTCGTGTGAAATACAGGCTATACGAGATCGAGAGCCTGTACCGACATCAGAGGTTCATGCGCGTCAGCAGTTCATCCATCGTCAACCTCGACCAGATACGCAGCATCAAGCCGACGATCAATTCCAAGTTCGTCCTCACCATGAAGAACAAGGATCATGTGGACGTGACGAGGAGCTATTACCACATCTTCAAGAACTATATCGAAGGAGGGGGCAAGGAATGA